A region of the Pseudoprevotella muciniphila genome:
CAACAAGCAATGTACAGACAGACCCATTAAAGGAGTCAGATAATAGGAGAACCAAAAGAAAACGCTAATCGCTGAATAGGTTAACAAAAGATTCTGTAGAATTTACAAACGAAGGAATCATATTTTGCAGGCTACAAGCGTTATATATAAAGTCGGATTAACAAACGTACAAAGTATGACAGAGAAACAGACAAAGGAGTTTAAGAGCATTAGAAAGATACGCTCTGGCGACAAAGGGTTCAAAGACCTTTCCGTAACTTGTGTGGCATTGGCAAACGCACAGGGTGGTACGATATATGTGGGCATTGAAGACGAGACTAAAGACCCATTGCCAAATCAGATTGTCGAAGATGAAGAAATCAATGATACCATATCTCGACTGAGGAGCCTCTGTTTCAATGTGAGCATTGCAGCATCAGAACGACTGATCCATCAGAATGGTGCTCAATACTTTGAAGTGTATGTGGCTCCATCGCTGAAATCTATTGCCACCACTTCTGATGGCAAAATATACATGCGAGTAGGTGATAAATGTGAGCCTGTAAGAAACGAGGACCTGCAAAGATTGTCTATAGAGAAAGGTGCCTATCAATGGGAGCTACTGCTGACAAGGAATAAGCTGGAGGATATACCGAATGAGAATGTTGCAAGATTTGCTAATGACATCCGCCATTCTGACCGTGTGAAAAGTCATGTGAAGCAGATGTCCGACATAGAAATCCTTGAGCATTACAATCTTATGGATAATGGCACGATGACCAACCTTGGTGTGCTATGGCTTGGCACCGCAAAACAACGGGGACGAATATCATTCCCCATATCTGTGCAATATATTGTATATGACCAACTGGAGCACAAGGTAAGAAAGATTGAGTGGCATGACAATCAATATAACCCAAAAGAACTTCTGCTTGAAATAGAGAAGGAAGCCATTGAACTCGAATATTCGTATGAGTTCCCCGATGGCTTGTTCCGAAAAACTATCAGACATTACCATCCAAAGGTGATAAGAGAGTTGCTGCTGAATGCTTTCGCTCATAAGAGTTTCACGATTTCAAGCGATATAATGATTTGTGTATATCCTGATAGACTGGAAATTTCGAACCCCGGTGGTCTGCCTCTTGGTGTTACAGTTGACAATCTGCTGCATCAGCGCCACCGCAGGAATCCTTATCTCATTGCTATTATGAGTGACCTCGGACTGATGGAGGGGGAAGGATCTGGCTATGACCTCATCTATGAACTAAACTCAATGGAAGGCAAACATCCACCAATACCTGAATCTTCTTTCAATGAATTCAAAGTGACACAATATTCTGAAATACAGAATACAGACATTCTGCCTCTTCTGGATTATACCTTGAAGAACTATGAGCTAACTCAAAAGGGATATATCACCTTCGGTGCAATAGCAAACGAGACGAAGATGCTAGCAACCAAATTGTCTGCATATCTCCAACTTTCTAACGAGGAACGCCTAAGAAGTTATATTGACCCATTGCTTAATCTTGGACTTATCAATAAGCGTGGTACGGGAAAGGGAACTACTTATTTCATTAATCCGAAACTGATTGCCAATTCTAAGGCCAATGTCAAAACTACGCTAAAGAATATTGAGCCATACGCTCTGAAAGCATTGATTATTGAAGACTTGAAAATGCATCCTCAAAGCTTAATGTCTGAGATAGCCGGAAGACTTCCTGATGTTGAGAAGACAGACTTGCGAAACACTGTATATAAGATGGTTGGAAAGGAATTAGCCGCCACTGGAGGTAGAACATACCGTAGATATGAGTTGAGTGATGGCAGAAAAGAAAAGAAATAAAAAAGAAAACGATAAAAGATGTTTGTAAATTATTGATAATCAGATAGAAATTTCTTTTCCAAAAGTTCTGTTATAACCTAAAAGAGTTGTTGTGTGATTCTATTAAACAGTATTAATGTGTAGATGGAGTCCGGATACAGTAAATCGGGAGCAGGTTAAATTCAATTATTGCTGTCCGCTAAATTGGGGTGAAAGTCCAATTACCTAATAGCCCAAGGACTGCATGTGGGAGAAATACCGCTTCGGCACGCCCGATGCGCTTACCAAATATTGCTTCCGTACCAATTTCGGCAAGGACGGATATACCGATGAATCCGTGCTCGGTAGGAAGTTGACCGAACTCGACCCTGAGGACTGCAGACAACAGCGGCAGGAAGTACGGTAAGCGTATGCGCCGGCCTGTTGGCTGAAATCGTATTTACCTGCGTATTCGTACTCGTCGTATTAGGCGCAACAAGCAAGACAAACGGTGCAACGAACAACTTCGCAGGTCTTGCCATCGGCCTGAGCCTCGTACTCGTTCACCTCGTCTGCATCCGCTACACCGGCACGTCAGTCAACCCCGCACGCTCCATCGGTCCCGCACTCTTCGCAGGCGGCGACGCACTCTGCCAACTCTGGATCTTCATCGTAGGTCCGTTCGTGGGCGCCATCCTCAGCGCACTCATCTGGAAGGTTATCGCACCGAAGGAAGACTGATGCGACCTGTTGGCTGAAAAAGCCAAAACAAGAACAAATCCTGGGAAATTCTAAGATTTTATAGAATTTCTCAGGATTTTCTCAATCAACCACACACCTACGCAAAAGTAAGCAAAAAGACATCTGCATGTTGCAAATCGTATGCAAAAACAGAGTTTTAATGTTAAAACATTCTTTTTTTTGAAAAAAGTTGCATTTGATATGAGTAAAATTTATTAAACTGCAGCAGAAAAGACTTAACATACATTCTTTATTTAATTATTTATCAACCCTAAAAAAACAAAAAGACCATGAAGAAAAATTTTACTCTTCTTGCTTTGCTGACGATGTTTATCATCGGAGCAAACAGTGCGTTAGCACAATGGCACGTTCCGAACGTAGGAATGGACTATTTCAGTACGGTTGAGGACCTCAAGGAGGCAATATCAAAAGCAGAGACTGACGGCAAGCCCTGCTATGTGGCATTGCAGAACCACACGAGTTCCGCCAACAACTACTTTAGTGGTGATGCAAAGATTGAATCGACCTTCGACAGCGATGGTGGTTCAACCTGGATCATTGAATATGACTCTGCGAAGGACAAATTCCTCCTCAAGAGTTATATAAAAGGTCAGTACATCCAGACGGTGTATGAAGACGGCAACAAACAGCCTGACTTCACTTCAGACAAGGCCAGCGCGATGCGTTTTTCTATCGAGGAGCCCGGAAACTCTCCGGCAAACCTGGCTGCCGATTTCGTAGGCCATAAAGGTCTTTGGTATAAGACTTCAGACGCGTCCAACAACATCGTTAACACCAACACTGTTTACATGAAGCGTGCCGGTGGTAATGCAAACTGGACCCGAATCTTTACCTATCCGGTTGCTTTTGGCGACCCTACTGCACAGCAAATTATTGACTTGGCAGTGAGCAAGTATGCCATCACAAACCTTGCTTCGCTTCCGGTTGGTGTAGTTGGCGGTTATGACCAACAACTGATAGAAATATATACCGCAGCTTACGAAGATGCTATTGATGCTCAAATCATGTATGAAGACGAACCAGACTATCAAAAGCAATGCGCTGCTGCTCTTGAAGAGGCATACAACAACCTGATGAATAGTCGCATCACTCTTGACGAATCAAAACTCCCTAAGGCAGGTAACTACTACCTCGTAAATTCCCGCTCAGGCGAAACAGCCACACAGATAAGTTTTGATTTGGTTAACGACCCTGTTGCCATTAACGCAGCTTATTCAGATGGCGATTTAGCCCTTTGGTCTAAGGATTTTGACGCTACTGTAACAGGCGAAAATGCAGATCCTAAATACATCTGGATCGTAGAAAATGCGTCCGACACAACCTACACAATCAAGAACCTTGCGTTCAACGCATATTTAAAGAACGTTACAGCAAACAGCGCAGTTTATTCGCTTACTACTAAAATCGACGAGGCTGCCAAGTTCTATTTTGCATGGGCTTCCGGAACTACAGGCTCAGCAGACGACGGCTTCACGGCAGTTTTCAACATCGACGCTCCCAAAAATCTCAGTTTGCACACAGGCTTAACCAACAAGCAACTTATCAACTGGGACACTAAGGCCGTAGCAAACGGTTGGTACTTTGTTCCCGTAAGCGACGAGACCATTGCTGCACTCCAAGACAAAATCATAGAGACTCAGCAACAAAAGATTCAGGACGACCTTAACAATGCGCTCTCTACGCTGACCAACACCGCAACAAACACTCGCGACAGCGGCAAGAGCTACACCTTTGCTCCCGGTACAGACGATGGCTCGTTCGCAAACGTTGACGGTCTTGTAACCGATGCTTCTCAGTTCTGCTCTAACGCCCGCGAACTTGGCGAAGGTTCTTACGCCGGTCTGTTGGACGGTAAATTCAATAGTGCTGAAGACGGCACCTGCTTCTTCCACACCGCATGGGGCAACAGCCTTAAACCTGCAAGCGAACCTCACTACCTACAGATCGACTTAGGTCAAAGCATTGAAGAAGTTATCTTGAAGTATGCAACTCGTTCAAATGCCGGTACTCCTGACATTCCTTACGAAGTTGTTGTGTACGCTACCAACGATGCTTCCAAACTCACGAAGGAAGATGCTGACTCTTTAATCGAAGTGCCCTGCGCACAATGGGACAGCCTCGGTACATATACCTTCACCTACGACAAGCAACTCGTTGACGAAAACGGCAATGATATAAATGTAGCATGTAAGCGCGCGAGTGCTCCTATAATCAAAGGCGCCGGTCTTACCAGAATCGACTTAGGCTCAGGCTATCGCTACATTCGCCTTTCTGTAAGGAAAAACGTACAGAGCTATCTCAACAATGGCGGTCGTGCATTCCAAGGCTACGTTTACTGGAACCTCGCAGAGCTTCGTGCTTACGCAAGTACCTATGACCCCGAGTGTATCTATGAAAACATGGATCCCACAGCAAAGGAGAACCTCAACAATGCTATAGCAAAAGCAGAAGCCGAACTTGCCAATGGCAAAGCCACACAAGCAACTATCGACGAACTACAGGCTGCTTACGATGCGTACATGGCAGTATATCCCAACAAGGATAAACTCCTCGACCTTATCAAGACAGCCAAGACATGGACCACTCCTGCACAGACAGGTTCGGAAGTAGGTAACTATCCCGATGGCGCAGTAAACGAACTCAGCGCTGCCATTTCCACAGCAGAAGCTGCTGCCGACAAACTGACTTATGCTTCCTACACAGCCAACATGGCTGCCTTGGAATCAAGTATTGAAACTTTCATCAAGAAGGTGGTTACTCCAGAAGATGGTATTTATCTGATTCAGAGCCGCACAATTGGCGCTGCCAAGGGCGCATACGTTTGCACAGATGGTACTGGTACTACAGACAACGCTTACTCTAACGTGAAGTGGAACTACCAGAACGACACTGAAATCCTGAACCGCCTGAATGCATACTGGGAACTTAAGAATGTGGATGGTGGCATCACCCTCCGCAACCTCGCAACAAACCGCTATCTCAGCAACGAACAGGTTAAACTGAGCGGTCGTCTCGCACAGACTGCTGATGCTCACGTACTCGGCTTGCGCAGTGCACGTGTTGACACAATCCCCGCTGCTCTGAACATCACGCTCTACAATGACTCTGTGAAGTACTTCGCTAATGCTCAGCCTGGCGGCTCTGTAATGGTTACATGGAACACTGCAAAAGGCACTGACAACTCTGCATTCGAATTCGTACCTGTAACAGACTTCTACTCAACAATGATTCTCGAACACCCGACACCTGCAACTATCCACCTGTTGCCATTCGACATCTCTGCTCCTGCAGATCCTGTAGCAATGACCGTTACGGGTATCAAGGATAATGCTGTTCAACTCGAAGCTGTTTCTGGTGACATTATTCCTGCCGGCACTCCGTTCATCGTAGTGGAAGACACTGCCATTGCCAAGAACTTCTCTGTTTACCTCACTGTTTTCGATGCAGCGTCTATCGTTTACGACTATAGCGATGGTAAACTCAGCAAAAACGGCTTCACAGCAGTTTGGGAACCTGAGACACTCAACATCAATGCCCATGTAATCGGCAAGAACGCTCAGACTTCTGAAGTGGCGCTCGTTGAGGCTGCCAAGGAAGCTGTTATACCTGCAAATGAAGGCTACTTCGTAATCACAGGTATGCCTGAAGCAGCAACTGCCGGTGACGCTAACATTCCTCTCGTTAAGGCAATCGTTGACGGTGTAGAAAAAGTAACTCTCGGCGACGTAATCGTAACGAAGAAGGGTACTTACTCACTCAGTGGTGTAAAGGTTAACGGCAACAACCTGCCGAAGGGCGTTTATATCATCGATGGTAAGAAAGTCGTTAAGTAATAACTGACTTATCAATCAAAAATAAAGGTGCAGAATTCTGCACCTTTATTTTTTGGTAGTCTATAAATTCAGATCCTGACCTATATTGTTTCCAATTCAGGTAATACAACGGCATTCGTATCTGTTACATCTTTCTTTAGGAACATACAGTAATAGATTGGCATATAGGTTATGCCTTTCTTCTGAAAAATCTCTCTTTCGTTTGAAAATACGATAGCACGTTCTATTCCATATTCCGGAGTAGCCAAGAACTTTGACAGTGCACTATGTTCAGTGTAGTCCTTTCCCGACTTTATTTCCAAAGGAAGCACCTGTAGTCTCTCATAATTATCTATTAGGAAATCCACTTCGCCCTTCTGCTTGTTATCATAATAACGAAGAGGAAAACCGTGAGCCTTCAACTCCTGTGCCACTACCGACTCGTAAACTGTACCCAGATTGATACTTCTTATATCCTGCAGGACAGCATTGACATTCAGTCCGTAAAGCAGAGAAGTCAGCAACCCAACGTCATTCAGATAGAGTTTTACCAAATGTTTCTGCTCTGACTCAGCCAAGGGGAAACGCGGATTACTGATAGCCAACACTTCTATAGCCACGCCAGAGTTGGACAGATACTCAAATTCATCAGCATAGTCCGAAAAATGCTTGCCGGTCTTGTTCTCTATTTTCTTATAGACGACACGTTTCTTCTTGTTCTCAAGATTACTTGGTATCATATCATAGATACGGCGAATCTTCAATTTGTGCTCCGCGTCGTACTGTGAACTATCAATGCGATAGAGATTATGAATATCCTGATGCACCTTGCGCACCTTTAACATATTCCGGTCTTCCAGATAAGCGTTAATGGCTTCGGGTAGTCCGCCGACTAAGAGATAATACTGAAATCGTTTCAACAAAAGGTTATGCGTACTCTCATCAAGCGCCTCCTCGTTCACGTATTGGCTGTGAATACTTTCAATCCACTCTTTACTGATACCAGTTGCCCAAAGAAACTCCTCAAAGTCGAGAGGATACATCTCTTGAATTTCTATGCTGCCAAGCGGCACGGAGGGTGTCTGCGCCAATGCCACACCCAACTGAGAACCACTCGCTATAAAACGATATCTTCCTTCCTGATTCAAGAACTTGAGCATTGTCATCAGATGCGGATAACTCTGTATTTCATTGAGAAAAACAAGCGTATTCGACTTGTCGCCTAATGGCTTTGAGTAGAAGTTACTCAGGCGCATATACAAATCATTGGTAGTATGCACAGCAGCAAACACTTGCTCACCCTCTTTGTCTTCCTTCAGGTTTATCTCGACAAAATTAGCAAAGAGCCGTTTACCGACATAACGGATCAAATACGATTTTCCTATCTGACGCGCACCATTCACCAACAGTATCTTATTCTGATTTTCCAAGAGAAAATCTTCAAGGACGGATGTAAACTTACGTTCAAGCATAACAGATAATAGTTGTTTCGACTGCAAACATACTCATTTTCAAGGAATAATCCAAACAAAAACCACTTATTCCGTTTTTTTAGCCATTAAAAATAACACTTATTCCGTTTTTTTAACCATAAAAAATACCACTTATTCCGTTTTTCGCAGCCAAATTACATAATGCAGATATTATTTATCGGTCTAAGGTATCGTCGATAACTTCGTTAACTTCATTAACTTCGTTAACTTCGAGCGAAGCGTTAACTTCTTCTATTTCTTCAACTTCGTTGACTTCAGAAAATTGAGTTAAAAAAGTCTTGCCCTCAAATCTTCACCCCCACAATAACCTCCGTATAGTCCGCCTTGGTGAAGTGCGCCTTGACGTTGCAGGCGAGGAACAGGCCATGCAACTTCGGGAAGGTGTATTTCACACCTATGCGCTCGTAATAGGGTTTCTCCTCCCATTTGGCGGTGTTTCCCATACGGCGGAACACGTAAAAACCGAGCGAAAGGTTTAGCGAAAGGTTGCCGTAGAAGGCTTCGTGCTTCGCCGCAAGCCCCACTGACCATGGGCTGTGCCGCAAATTATAGCCATAATACTTGTCAAGTTCTTCTATGCGCTTGGCACCCGTGGAATAGAACACGTCGGCACCCACGCCCGAAGCCCAGCGGCGCGCGTAGCGGTACATCATGTCCAGTTGTGCACTGTATTGCGGACGCAGGCGGAAATGCGGCGTGCGATAGTCTTTGTCCTCCGGCGGCGCATTGAACTGCGTATAGAGCCAGTCCTCAAGGAGCACCTTGCCGCCCACACCCACAGCCGCCGTAAAGTAGAGATTCTTCTTAAAACCTTTAAGATTAACATTTTCCGCATCACCATGCTTCAAGAGAGCATCCTGCGCCTTTGCATTTTGCGGCTCGCGATAGACGACACCCAGCATGGGCGCGAGCAAGTTGCTGCCCTTGTTGGGACGATTCATGCCGCCGTTGCTGTTGTGTGCAAATTCAAGACCAGCCCTTATGCCCCACTGCGGATGGAAGAAATAGGTGCCGTGCATACCCAGACCGACGTATATTCCCCATCGCGAACCGATGAGTTCGTTGTCCACATTATTGCCCGGACTGTAAGGGTGCGCTGTATAGGAAACGCCGAAATTGAGCCGGTAATCCACGAGCCATCGCTTCTTCCGGAGCAAGGGGCGCTCAAAGAAGCCGTATGCCGTCAGCACGTTGCCCATACGCGAATCATAGCCCGCCTCCGTCCAGTAAGGTCCCCAGTCGGGCGCAGGGCTCTTGTGCATCGTCACACCGCGATAATACCCGTAGCGCACACCGGCACCGAGCACGGGGTAGCCATAGTCCCTGTCGAAGGCATTGCCATCGGTTGGCAGCGTCTGATACCTCACCTCCGCTCCTGCCGTGAACGCGCCATTGTCCTTCAGCCACATGCTTTCATAGTCGTCTGCCTTCAGCACGATGCCCGGTGCCGCATCGACAGCAACACCCCAGTGCCCAATCGTAGAATCAGGCACCTCGGCACATACCATACATGCCACAAATGCAGCCAAAATAAAAAACCTTGCTCTCATCAAACGCAAAGGTAAGACGAAACCGCAACAACACCGAAAATTCTCCCCGTTTTTTTGAGTTTTCGAAAAACCGCGCCAAAAAATTTCAATATGTAAAAAAAAAGCACTATTTTTGTACCTTTCAATATATATTTGTCCTAAAATAGAGTCATTAGTCATATTTTGACAAACAAATTTAATAGAAACATCATTTTTTAGATTATCATGAAGAGAGTACTACGTATTCTGACGCTATTGGCGTTATTTGCAACTCTGAGTCCGTCTTTAACTTTTGCTGTCGTAACGCCGGAGAGCGGTAAGGCATACACCATCAAGAGCGGTGCAGCCAATTTCTCCACAAACTACTACGTTTACGACAACGGAACGGGCTATGCCGCAACAAACGAGTCGTCCACTACCATCACAGACACCTACGTCTGGGTATGTGTGGAAAAAGACGGTGGTTTCTATTTTGTAAACTATTCCACAGGACGCTTCATGGGATTCCATGACTCAAGCGGCACACAAGTGGCACCCCCCTCATGGAAATGGGACGTACAAAGCGGCACCACATCGGAAACGAAAGCCATGTATGGCTATGCCTCGCAGTCGAGTGGAAACCGTTACCTCACAATTGGCAGCAGCGGCACCTTCAACCGCAATCAAGCAACGACAGATGGTGCCACATGGTCCACCAATTTCGTTTTTGAAGAATACACTTCCGCAAATGCAGGCACAATAGCCTCTATTGTCAACATGGTAGCCCTTAACAGCGGGAGTGCTTACATGATTAAGACTTCGAACGGCTATTATCTGATAGACGATGGTTCAAAAGTGAACGCAACTCCCATTCCTACAACAACAACGAAGCCAGAGACCAACCCGCAAGGTTGGTGGACACTTACGATTAACAGCAACGGAGCGTATAGTTTTGTGAATATGGAATCAGGTCGATCCTTGAACTGCTCCAATGCAACCCTGATGGCATATTCAGGCGCAGGAGCCAACTATACACGTTACCCCGTAGGCAACAACGCATCTGGTGGAATTTCGCTGAGTCTGAACAATTGGTTCATGACATTCAATGCTTCGGGTACAGCAGTAAAAGCATCTGCCCCAAATACCAGAGGCAATGGAAGTTCCACCATTACAGACTTCTTCTTTGAGAAAGTAGAAAAGTTAGCCCCCATTTTCTTCAGCACCAACTACGGTGACAAGTGGATAAGGCTGACATTCGGACCAAACAACAATTATGTTATGTCACTGCCTTCCAGCACAAACTATTCGGGCGTTATACCAAATACAAAGCCCATTGACGTAAGTGATGAAAACCAACTCTGGTGTTTTGTAGGTACTGAGGACAATTTCAAGATTTACAACAAGGCTGCAGGACCAAACCTTACACTCACCTACTCCACGTATGGCACGAACCAGAATGTATCAATGGGTACAACTCAAACAGCATGGATGCTTGATGGCACATATCTCGATTATAGCAACGCCCCAGGCTACTTCATAGTTCCAGTCAACGAAACGACAAAATATAGTCTCAATTCAGGAGGCGGTGCGGGTGGAAACATTCTATTCTGGCACGCAGGATCGAGTAACGGGGGAAGTCGCTGGCTTTTCAGCGATGCCTCAGGAAAGTTGACCCTCAACGCCCTCGTGGACGGAAGTTCTGATATTGACGACTATCGCCAGAAAATAGGAAATGTGAACGTAACCTATGGTTCGACCACATCTTCCGTCATACTCTCGAAAGATAACCTCAGCTTTACCGTCTATATACCGAGTAACACGGCATATTCCATTTCTGCCGGTTACAACTGGTACGGTTACAATTTCAGCAATTTCACAGGAAACACCTCCGGCACACTGACCCAAGGAACACCTGTAACTGTTACTGCCAACTACACACTTGCTAACGACCGCGTGCGTTACCTGTTCTACGACAACGATAAATGGAGCCAAACCACCGGCAAAATGATTCCTTACCGCATACCAGCCATCGTGCAGGCGAAAAACGGCGATTTGATTGCCATTAACGACCGTCGTTGGCGCGGGCACGACATTGGCTTAACCTACAACAACCGCTATTCACAAAGCATCGATGTGATTGCACGCCGTAGCAAAGATCACGGAAAAACGTGGGGAAATGAGCAACTCCTACTTCAAGGAGACGGAGTGGCAAATTCCAACTCATGCGCATACGGCGATGCTGCTGCAGTGGCAGACACCTTAAGCAATAAGATTCTCATCATGACGGCAGCAGGATCCATATCATATGTCAGCGGTTCTCCCACCAACCACCTCCGCATAGCTCGCATCTGGTTGGAATATGACGCAGCGAACGATGAATGGACTGTTAGCGGTCCCACAGACATATCAGACGACATCTACGGCTTGTTCAACAGCAGTAGCAACGCTCAAAACGGTATGTTCTTCGCCAGCGGACGCATCACACAGTCGAGGATAGTGAAAGTGGGCAACTATTACCGTCTCTACGCAGCAGCTCTCACGAGAGCCGGAATATTTGCATTTTATTCCGACGACTTCGGTGCGACATGGAATGTACTCGGCAGTGCATCGACTGCTGCTTCATCCGGCGACGAACCAAAGACAGAAGAATTGCCTGACGGCTCTGTATTGCTCAGCGTACGCAAGGCTGGCGGCCGTATCTTCAACAAATATACCTACACCGCCGACGCCATCTCCAATGGCACATACGACGCAGGTGCATGGGGTTCAGAAACTGGCTCAAGCGGCATAACCGCAGCCAACTGCAACGGCGAAGTACTCGTACTACCAGTTACCCGTGTTTCTGATGATAAAAATATGCACATCCTACTGCAGTCCGTGCCTGCAGCATCAGGACGCAACAATGTCAGCATCTACTACAAGCCCCTTGAAAGTTCTTCCGACTATGCAAATGTATCAACGATAGCAGGCAGTTGGAGCAACAACAACAAGTTGCAACTTAGTACAGCAACATCAGGCTATTCCACAATGGTACAAATGGATAACGACTCTATTGCATTTTTCTTTGAGGAAATGATTAATCCAACAGGATTGGGTTACGACATGTGCTACGTGCCACTAAGCATCGAGGAAATCACCAACGGCGCATTCAAGCCATATAAGTCAGATAAGGTTACAGACCGCTATCTCGGCGACTGCAACTACGACGGCAGTGTGGATGTGACAGACATAACAATGATGGTCAACTTCATCCTCAACGGCAACCCGACTACCACAAGCGGCTACAAGTATGATTTCACAATATACAACACGAACAAGGATGCATCGCCCGATATTGACGTCAGCGACGTGACTGCACTCGTAAACCTCATCCTCAACGGAACATTGGAACTCCCGGAAGGCGACGACACGAACCCCACCAACCTGCCCATAACACCAGGCAACGGGTCAGGCAATGCCTTCAGTCCGAAAATGTAAACAAACTCTGAAAAATCCCAACATAACTAACTACCGCTCCTTAAGACTATAAGGGGCGGTTGTTTTTATCAAGTGTTCAGAGTCTTCAGAATTTTCAGAACATTCAGAACACTCCGAAAACAACTACTACTCCAATCACAAAGCAGAAAAAGTAATCCTTTTTTCTTACCTTTGCAGAAAAGACTATCTATAGATGCGACGCAGCCTCTTTATTGCCATATTAACCCTGCTCTCCTCGGGTAAGATGTTCTGCCAGACCGACAGCGCACTCGTGCGCATGCGCGACTTCGTGAAAAATATCAGCGTCTTCAACCGTATCCTGCCACAGGAGAAGGTGTATCTACACCTCGACAACACAGGCTATTTCCAAGGCGAACGCATCTGGT
Encoded here:
- a CDS encoding ATP-binding protein, which gives rise to MTEKQTKEFKSIRKIRSGDKGFKDLSVTCVALANAQGGTIYVGIEDETKDPLPNQIVEDEEINDTISRLRSLCFNVSIAASERLIHQNGAQYFEVYVAPSLKSIATTSDGKIYMRVGDKCEPVRNEDLQRLSIEKGAYQWELLLTRNKLEDIPNENVARFANDIRHSDRVKSHVKQMSDIEILEHYNLMDNGTMTNLGVLWLGTAKQRGRISFPISVQYIVYDQLEHKVRKIEWHDNQYNPKELLLEIEKEAIELEYSYEFPDGLFRKTIRHYHPKVIRELLLNAFAHKSFTISSDIMICVYPDRLEISNPGGLPLGVTVDNLLHQRHRRNPYLIAIMSDLGLMEGEGSGYDLIYELNSMEGKHPPIPESSFNEFKVTQYSEIQNTDILPLLDYTLKNYELTQKGYITFGAIANETKMLATKLSAYLQLSNEERLRSYIDPLLNLGLINKRGTGKGTTYFINPKLIANSKANVKTTLKNIEPYALKALIIEDLKMHPQSLMSEIAGRLPDVEKTDLRNTVYKMVGKELAATGGRTYRRYELSDGRKEKK
- a CDS encoding acyloxyacyl hydrolase, whose translation is MRARFFILAAFVACMVCAEVPDSTIGHWGVAVDAAPGIVLKADDYESMWLKDNGAFTAGAEVRYQTLPTDGNAFDRDYGYPVLGAGVRYGYYRGVTMHKSPAPDWGPYWTEAGYDSRMGNVLTAYGFFERPLLRKKRWLVDYRLNFGVSYTAHPYSPGNNVDNELIGSRWGIYVGLGMHGTYFFHPQWGIRAGLEFAHNSNGGMNRPNKGSNLLAPMLGVVYREPQNAKAQDALLKHGDAENVNLKGFKKNLYFTAAVGVGGKVLLEDWLYTQFNAPPEDKDYRTPHFRLRPQYSAQLDMMYRYARRWASGVGADVFYSTGAKRIEELDKYYGYNLRHSPWSVGLAAKHEAFYGNLSLNLSLGFYVFRRMGNTAKWEEKPYYERIGVKYTFPKLHGLFLACNVKAHFTKADYTEVIVGVKI
- a CDS encoding ATP-binding protein, coding for MLERKFTSVLEDFLLENQNKILLVNGARQIGKSYLIRYVGKRLFANFVEINLKEDKEGEQVFAAVHTTNDLYMRLSNFYSKPLGDKSNTLVFLNEIQSYPHLMTMLKFLNQEGRYRFIASGSQLGVALAQTPSVPLGSIEIQEMYPLDFEEFLWATGISKEWIESIHSQYVNEEALDESTHNLLLKRFQYYLLVGGLPEAINAYLEDRNMLKVRKVHQDIHNLYRIDSSQYDAEHKLKIRRIYDMIPSNLENKKKRVVYKKIENKTGKHFSDYADEFEYLSNSGVAIEVLAISNPRFPLAESEQKHLVKLYLNDVGLLTSLLYGLNVNAVLQDIRSINLGTVYESVVAQELKAHGFPLRYYDNKQKGEVDFLIDNYERLQVLPLEIKSGKDYTEHSALSKFLATPEYGIERAIVFSNEREIFQKKGITYMPIYYCMFLKKDVTDTNAVVLPELETI